From a region of the Candidatus Palauibacter polyketidifaciens genome:
- the gcvH gene encoding glycine cleavage system protein GcvH, with protein MSDIPEDLKYTPEHEYVRETDVDGEVLIGITDYAQGELGDVVYVELPAPGEEFGQMEAFGTVEAVKTVSELFCPTAGAVVAVNDALETDPGLVNSDPYGEGWMIRLALEAPDDLNDLLTAEQYAALVADGDEI; from the coding sequence ATGTCGGACATTCCGGAAGATCTCAAGTACACGCCCGAGCACGAATACGTGCGGGAAACCGACGTCGACGGCGAGGTCTTGATCGGGATCACGGACTACGCCCAGGGCGAACTGGGCGATGTCGTCTACGTCGAACTTCCCGCGCCCGGCGAGGAGTTCGGACAGATGGAAGCGTTCGGAACCGTCGAGGCCGTGAAGACCGTATCCGAACTCTTTTGCCCGACAGCGGGAGCGGTCGTGGCGGTGAATGACGCGCTGGAGACCGACCCCGGTCTCGTCAACAGCGATCCCTACGGAGAAGGATGGATGATCCGGCTCGCGCTGGAAGCGCCCGACGACCTCAACGACCTCCTCACCGCCGAACAGTACGCCGCCCTCGTCGCCGACGGGGACGAGATCTGA